In Pseudodesulfovibrio sp. S3, the DNA window AAAGCCGCCCCTTGGGCGGCCTTCCTTATTTCTTCAGGCCCGCTGCTCGAAGCAAAAGCCAGTGCAACCTCAACTTAATCCTGCAAAGCCCACATGCCGCTGCTTACCCACCCGAAGTATTTTCGGGCGATATGGATGGCCACTTCCCCGGCATCGTCCAGACCGAACTTGGGCACGTCCGCCTCCACCCCCCGGTCGGTGACCATGGCAACGAGCTTTTTTTCGGCCTGATTGTTCCTGTCGCACAGGGGCCGATCGTGGGTATCGCGACGATGGACCTCGATTTTGGGCTGATCGGAATTGAAATATCCTTCGGCAAGCACCAGATGCTTATCCGCAAACAGGTTTTCAGCCAGCTCCGGAAGCGTCATTTCACGGGAGACCGACTTGATCATGGCAATCCGATCGGGTGAGGATATGACCACGGTCTCGGCCCCGGCCTGTTTCAACCGCCAGGAATCCTTGCCCTCGCGGTCGATTTCAAAGGAATGGGCATCATGCTTGACCGCTCCCACGGATATGCCGAGCTTGCGCAACTCGGGCAACAGTCTCTCCATGAAGGTGGTTTTACCGGATTTCTTTTTACCGACGATACAGATTATTTGCGGTTTCATTGTGGGTCCTTTTTCTATTTGAACAATGGGCATACTCAATTCTGCGTCCCGGCGAGAAACCCGGCAGCAAAACAATTTCCGAGTATATTGCAACTGAAGTAATGCTGCAATCCTTTACAACCATTCGAGCGGGTGACACTATGCTCCAAGCCGCAAGCCCATAGCCGAGGATGACCA includes these proteins:
- the mobB gene encoding molybdopterin-guanine dinucleotide biosynthesis protein B produces the protein MKPQIICIVGKKKSGKTTFMERLLPELRKLGISVGAVKHDAHSFEIDREGKDSWRLKQAGAETVVISSPDRIAMIKSVSREMTLPELAENLFADKHLVLAEGYFNSDQPKIEVHRRDTHDRPLCDRNNQAEKKLVAMVTDRGVEADVPKFGLDDAGEVAIHIARKYFGWVSSGMWALQD